The following proteins are encoded in a genomic region of Falsibacillus pallidus:
- the aroE gene encoding shikimate dehydrogenase, with protein sequence MEKLFGVIGDPIGHSLSPAMHNAVFASLNMKAHYHPFHIKKESLGKSVSGMKELGIAGFNVTVPHKSSIIEFLDEIDPLAEAIGAVNTVVNEKGRLKGYNTDGLGFVEALKSEWKQDLSNEDVLIIGAGGAAKAIYYTLASLGIKHISIANRNIENGKALISRCPFEVTSNVWSLEEASFILNEFSLVIQTTPIGMAPSTEQTPLDSSKLRKDAFVSDIIYNPFETKFLSAAKSQGALIQNGLGMFVNQGAVAFKLWTGIQPDTKLMKKVVLDLLGGSYANR encoded by the coding sequence ATGGAAAAGCTATTTGGAGTAATCGGAGATCCGATTGGACACTCCCTTTCCCCTGCAATGCACAATGCGGTTTTTGCTTCTCTCAATATGAAGGCTCACTACCATCCGTTTCATATAAAGAAAGAGTCATTGGGAAAAAGCGTGTCAGGCATGAAAGAATTGGGGATAGCGGGATTCAACGTTACGGTCCCACATAAATCTTCAATCATCGAATTTCTGGATGAAATCGATCCTTTGGCTGAAGCCATTGGGGCAGTCAATACAGTCGTTAATGAAAAGGGCAGGCTAAAAGGCTACAATACAGATGGATTAGGGTTTGTTGAAGCTTTGAAATCGGAATGGAAACAGGATCTGAGTAATGAGGATGTATTGATTATCGGTGCCGGGGGAGCAGCCAAAGCCATCTACTATACGTTGGCATCCTTGGGCATAAAGCATATATCCATTGCCAATCGCAATATAGAAAATGGAAAGGCGCTTATCAGCCGGTGTCCATTTGAAGTAACGTCAAATGTCTGGAGTCTCGAAGAAGCATCTTTTATCCTGAATGAATTTTCGCTGGTGATCCAGACCACCCCTATTGGGATGGCCCCTTCTACGGAGCAAACACCATTGGATAGTTCAAAGTTGAGGAAGGATGCATTTGTTTCTGATATTATTTACAATCCTTTTGAAACAAAATTCCTTTCAGCAGCCAAGTCTCAAGGAGCCCTGATCCAAAATGGACTTGGGATGTTTGTCAACCAGGGCGCCGTTGCATTTAAATTATGGACCGGGATTCAGCCGGATACAAAATTAATGAAAAAAGTAGTTTTAGATCTACTAGGAGGTTCTTATGCTAACAGGTAA
- the yhbY gene encoding ribosome assembly RNA-binding protein YhbY, protein MLTGKQKRFLRAKAHHLNPIFQVGKGGVNENMIKQISEALEARELIKVSILQNCDEDKDMVAEAFVKGTKANLVQIIGNIIVLYKESKENKQIQLP, encoded by the coding sequence ATGCTAACAGGTAAACAAAAAAGATTTCTACGTGCAAAAGCACATCATTTGAATCCGATTTTCCAAGTGGGAAAAGGCGGAGTAAATGAAAATATGATTAAACAAATCAGTGAAGCACTGGAAGCGAGGGAGCTTATAAAAGTCAGCATCCTGCAAAATTGCGACGAGGATAAGGATATGGTCGCAGAAGCGTTTGTAAAAGGCACCAAAGCCAATCTTGTTCAAATCATAGGCAATATCATTGTTCTTTACAAAGAATCAAAAGAAAATAAACAAATTCAGCTGCCATAA